GCCTGCCGTGCGGTAGTACAGATAACAGTCTTATGGCTaaggagtagaagctgttcagggtcctgttggcaGTAGGTACCGCCTGCCGTGCGGTAGTACAGATAACAGTCTTATGGCTaaggagtagaagctgttcagggtcctgttggcaGTAGGTACCGCCTGCCGTGCGGTAGTACAGATAACAGTCTTATGGCTaaggagtagaagctgttcagggtcctgttggcaGTAGGTACCGCCTGCCGTGCGGTAGTACAGATAACAGTCTTATGGCTaaggagtagaagctgttcagggtcctgttggcaGGAGGTACCGCCTGCCGTGCGGTAGTACAGATAACAGTCTTATGGCTaaggagtagaagctgttcagggtcctgttggcaGTAGGTACCGCCTGCCGTGCGGTAGTACAGATAACAGTCTTATGGCTaaggagtagaagctgttcagggtcctgttggcaGTAGGTACAGCCTGCCGTGCGGTAGTACagataacagtctatgacttgtgtgAATAAGGTCTATGCATTAGACTAATAGATTAGTTGAGGCATAAATACAGAAATGACTTGTGCAAAGCATAGCTGATCCTCCTAGTTTTCCTAAAGGTTACCCAGTGAACTTGACAGTGGACACATGAGGATGATGGGCATGTGGATTAACACTAGCTTGGCTACCCTCTGCTTTCCTGTCCCCTTCTGCTGGCTTATCAGATAACGCCAGGCCAGGCGAGGATGATTTCTAGTTAGGAAGTCAAATATTTAAATCCCCCCTGTGGGATATTTAGAAAGAGCCCAGAGGCGCTTGTGTTAAAACATTCAACCGGCCTGATTCCAATACAGTTTTTTAAAGACAagagttagttagctagcaagcaTCATCAGCTATTAGTATGTCGTTTTTAAAACGACCTGCTGCTTGTAAACTAAACAAGCATGCTCACAGTTCGTCCTGGACTGTGAGTGGGGAAATGCATGACAATGTAACGTTACAAGTCAAAATGTAAAAAGTCACCCAGACAATTTTAAAGTTACCAAGCTAGCTAGCATCATCAGCTATTAGTATGCAGTTTCTAAATCGACCAGCTGTTTGTACTAAACTAGCCAGCTTGCCAACTTAGTGGTACTGCTAGCTTAAGTCTCATTGGCATAGACACCTTGCAAGAACAAACTGCAGCTAAAGTTTCGTTTGCTAGACATACGTTAATGTAATACTTACTGTATGATCAGTACAACCGTAGTCGTTACACTTTCAATGACGAAACTCGGTGGACATTCCTCCTTTCTCCCGTAGACATGTGCAATACGGAAGTGTTGACTATTCAGTCTGTGATTGGACAGATGACTGAACGGAGGGTAGTGGGGGACAATCCAAAAAGTTATACTATAGTTGGAAACAGAAACGCTCATTGCGAAAGGCTatgatcttcttcttcttcgtgagGTTCGAAATAAGTTTGTTAATTGAACTTTTATAAATCCATTGAACAATATTATAAATCCATTACACTTTGTGATACAAAATTGGAAAAGGGGAAAtgggaaaaataaaaaaatatttttaattaccctaccaactaaccTTATTAAACTCATTAAAACCCACCACCTTATTTCACTACTTTAACCGTATCTGATTCTACCCCAGGCCAACGACCTGAGAGGACGGGACACtaccactcaacacaccctgtaactcttctgaagttAAATCTCGTACCCCCAGGTACTtttctgcagctgccaccacaacatataTTTTCTGTGACTTTACATTCCATCACCatggtacagttgataaccattgctaaggagccaaccttactgaaacatacagtatatcactcattggcctatccctctgttcTGGCACAGATCTACTATTCACAGGGATCCTCTCAGAATCCCTTACCCTTGATCCAccctcctctactttcttcactgcctcataATAGGACATCTTCTGCACCACTCTGACCCTGGCCacctcaaccctcctctctcgCACCGGACACCTCCAATTCTCCGCAACATGGGCACAGTTGacacacattttttttcccaTCGAAACTACACATTGCTCTGTCCCATGTCCTCCTTCACACTTCCCACATCTTGAATTATCCCTCCTGCACACTGCTGCAACCTGCCCATAAATGTGACACCTATAACACCGCAGTGTATTGTATGATATATGAGAGATGCATAATTAGTGGTTTGTCAAATATAAATGATTCTTTATGTAAACATTTGCAACAAATGCATGATATTGAATTTTGTGAGTGTATGCAGTGTTGTACAGGTATTGACAAAAATTATGATGATGATCTTTTTGAAAACAGTGAGTAACCAACAATAGCATGTGTTGGACCCTCGTTACCACTGCAAGCCTTAATGCTCGAATCAGTTTTGTTTTGGAATATTGGCTGTACAAACAGtaagttacaagtgaccaaatgGGATATGTGtatgttcagacagcagtcatttgctgacatggctatgGCAGTTGTCATAGTAATGACAGGTGTGTGCGCtgtggtgtaggctgattggtggtggtgctctGGTTCCTATCGCTCAAAAGTTATGTAACAGGGtaaggtgacaacaatgcctgccatggaTGTTTACTAGTTGCTTTaaatgttcaaaatcatagtgtaagaacTCAAAGGATAAGATGATTCAACTTTAAAAACAAGTCCTTTTTGGATAGCCATAGCAGGCAACTAGCTCGCTAGGTAGCACATTCACTAATTTgcttgtaaacaattaacaagcaaGTTGGCTACCACATGTTCCTGTCAAACTGTCAGAGTGGCCAGCAAGCAGCAAGATATGCCAAATAAGTCAGATTTGACAGTTCAGACTCAAGTCGCATGGCCAGGACTCAGATTTGACAGTTCAGACTCAAGTCGCATGGCCAGGACTCAGATTTGACAGTTCAGACTCAAGTCGCATGGCCAGGACTCAGATTTGACAGTTCAGACTCAAGTCGCATGGCCAGGACTCAGATTTGACAGTTCAGACTCAAGTCGCATGGCCAGGACTCAGATTTGACAGTTCAGACTCAAGTCGCATGGCCAGGACTCAGATTAGACAGTTCAGACTCAAGTCGCATGGCCAGGACTCAGATTAGACAGTTCAGACTCAAGTCGCATGGCCAGGACTCAGATTAGACAGTTCAGACTCAAGTCGCATGGCCAGGACTCAGATTAGACAGTTCAGACTCAAGTCGCATGGCCAGGACTCAGATTAGACAGTTCAGACTCAAGTCGCATGGCCAGGACTCAGATTAGACAGTTCAGACTCAAGTCGCATGGCCAGGACTCAGATTTGACAGTTCAGACTCAAGTCGCATGGCCAGGACTCAGATTTGACAGTTCAGACTCAAGTCGCATGGCCAGGACTCAGATTTGACAGTTCAGACTCAAGTCGCATGGCCAGGACTCAGATTAGACAGTTCAGACTCAAGTCGCATGGCCAGGACTCAGATTAGACAGTTCAGACTCAAGTCGCATGGCCAGGACTCAGATTAGACAGTTCAGACTCAAGTCGCATGGCCAGGACTCAGATTAGACAGTTCAGACTCAAGTCGCATGGCCAGGACTCAGATTAGACAGTTCAGACTCAAGTCGCATGGCCAGGACTCAGATTAGACAGTTCAGACTCAAGTCGCATGGCCAGAACTCAGATTTGACAGTTCAGACTCAAGTCGCATGGCCAGGACTCAGATTAGACAGTTCAGACTCAAGTCGCATGGCCAGGACTCAGATTAGACAGTTCAGACTCAAATCGCATGGCCAGGACTCAGATTAGACAGTTCAGACTCAAGTCGCATGGCCAGGACTCAGATTTGACAGTTCAGACTCAAGTCGCATGGCCAGGACTCAGATTAGACAGTTCAGACTCAAGTCGCATGGCCAGGACTCAGATTAGACAGTTCAGACTCAAGTCGCATGGCCAGGACTCAGATTAGACAGTTCAGACTCAAGTCGCATGGCCAGGACTCAGATTAGACAGTTCAGACTCAAGTCGCATGGCCAGGACTCAGATTAGACTGTTCAGACTCAAGTCGCATGGCCAGGACTCAGATTTGACAGTTCAGACTCAAGTCGCATGGCCAGGACTCAGATTTGTATCTGATTTCATACCACCTATGAAGATGATTTGAAATGTGGTTTGAAATATCTGATTCCATGTGCTTTTTAGCGGTTCAGATGGCAGgaaaaataatacattaaaatcTGATATACAAATACATAGtatttgagtcacttcaaactgccaatgtgaacaCAGCTTGTGTGCAGGCCCAATGTGAACACAGCTTGTGTGCAGGCCCAATGTGAACACAGCTTGTGTGCAGGCCCAATGTGAACACAGCTTGTGTGCAGGCCCAATGTGAACACAGCTTGTGTGCAGGCCCAATGTGAACACAGCTTGTGTGCAGGCCCAATGTGAACACAGCTTGTGTGCAGGCCCAATGTGAACACAGCTTGTGTGCAGGCCCAATGTGAACACAGCTTGTGTGCAGGCCCAATGTGAACACAGCTTGTGTGCAGGCCCAATGTGAACATAGCTTGTGTGCAGGCCCAATGTGAACACAGCTTGTGTGCAGGCCCAATGTGAACACAGCTTGTGTGCAGGCCCAATGTGAACATAGCTTGTGTGCAGGCCCAATGTGAACACAGCTTGTGTGCAGGCCCAATGTGAACACAGCTTGTGTGCAGGCCCAATGTGAACACAGCTTGTGTGCAGGCCCAATGTGAACACAGCTTGTGTGCAGGCCCAATGTGAACACAGCTTGTGTGCAGGCCCAATGTGAACACAGCTTGTGTGCAGGCCCAATGCAACAAGTAGCAATCAAAGAAGACAACACATTGTTTTAATCACTTCATCTTTATTTAGAAAAACAACAATAGTGCCAAAAACATTATACTAAGTTCTTCATTTGGTTATATGTTTAGCACCATTGTCAGGTAACATTTCTTTTTTCCTTCAAGGCAGTCTCAACAGGTATACACATTTACAATTTCAGACAAAATCAGTAGTTAAACAAATAAATGACAGAGAGGAATACTGCCACATACCTTAGAGAAGTGTGGTTGACTTTTAAACTTAATGTGCATATTGTAAATGTTGACTATACACACCTTCAAACTCCCATAACTCATTTATTTATTAATGCACAACAGATGAAATGGGCAGTTTACAAATAAATGTCTTCACTATGTTGCATATCAATTGAATTTTATTTTAGGTTCCAAACCATGAAACAATCTCATTTCCAAATATGATatcaataaataaaaatggtaGACACTACTGCATAATCTGGAACAACGTGaataaattgatgataaaaaagaAATCAATCTGTCGTGGAGGAACTATGGGATCAGGAAAATCATGTTGTTAAAGGGGAACATACTGTGAATGTAACAGTGTTACTTATATGCCAAAAGTATAATCTGGCATGAAATAAAGACATTAGAATGTCTTCTGAAAAGTCCACACATGGAAGAATTACCTCTGAAGAATAATTGTGTACTAACATTAGGTATGCATGACAGATAAAGCTGATGCGTTGATGCTTGCTTATGAAAGCTGCGGTAGACGGCTAGCCCTTTAGTGGCGTCATAATGGCTGTGACTGTTGGAATGCTAAGAACGGATATACTGAGTGCACATAACATAAATCTGATAtgcaaatataaaatacaaacGAATGCTATGTATTCACATAAGGAGAAGAACATGTTGGGCAAATGTAATAATTCCATCCTAAAATAGTTctctttaataaaaaaaataacacattGTTTCCATTTTAATATGCTGCTATCCACAGTAGCGCCATAGCATGTCAGCAACCATGTTTTCTCTATAAACACTGTCAATCACGTGAGGTGGATGACACTGCTACAACTGGGATAGTCAGTATTCTCAATCATTTGCAACATTTCCACCCCCTATTAACCAACAGAAATTGTAATTTGCATAATTATCTGAATATCTACATACAGACATCTCAAACAATTTTTCTGAGGGTTTTGCCAAATTAATTTCTGGGGTAAACGAAATGTATTGCAGAGAGATTgatttatgttttttttctcacccatctaatACTGCAAAACAAAGGCAGAAACATTCTATAGCTGTAGCACTCACACATTCATTGGATACTTCTGAGCCGAGTAGTAGTTTTCACTGTTGTCATCATGTGTCACTATTGAGGTTTTCAACAGTTTTAAATGAATAAAACACTAATAAAACAGCTATGTAGTGAGTTGTGGTGTGGATGCCCTTTTTGTTGTTGATCTTTACATTGGGTACAATAAATATCCGGAGAATGAAGAGTGGACATATTGACCGGCATAAAGTCCTGCTGCCTGGTCAGATGGAAGCTGTACATGCACAGTGTCTCCTTGCTGTAAGGGGAGCACAGCACTCCCTGACGCCTGGTCCAGGCTGCCCTTTTTGTACTCATCATATGTGTACATCACAGGCTCATTGTTCTTGACCAGCGCCACCCACACATTCGCTCCTTTGCAGTGGACGTGGTAAGCAAAGTAATAGATTCCCGGTATGGTACAGCTGAAGACGCCGGTTTGGGGATTGTAGTCCTGATGGCCATTGTACAGGAGCTTGTCGAAGACAACAGGGGAGCCTACGGGGGGGAAAGGATTGGTGAGCTGAGCCGTGAATGCTGGCATCTCCAGGCCGTTCCTGTCCCCTCCATTCTTTGGTTTCTTGTAACCGCCTTGTTTAAGACCGTCCAGACCAGGACCCAGCTCAGGGAGGATTTCACCAAGACCAGGTGGTTGGGTGGGGGGTCCGGGTGGGCCAGGGGGACCAGGTTGTCCTGGTTGTCCAGGCTGACCAGGGGGTCCACCGTTGCCAGGTTTCCCTTGGGGCCCTAAAGCGCCTGGAACACCAGGTTTACCTTCGCCGGGGTAGCCAGGTTTCCCTGGAGGACCAAGCTCGCCTTTTGGCCCGGGAAGACCGGGAGGACCAAGTGGCCCACCTGGACCAAAATTTCCAGGGATTCCCTTGGGTCCCTGGTGACCTTTTTCTCCGGGCATTCCACCTTCTCCCCTTGAACCGGGCATTCCGGGAGCTCCAGGGAGGCCAGGTAACCCTTTGTGGCCGTTATCCCCTTTCGGACCCAGTGGCCCTGGTATACCTCTCGGTCCTGGTTGACCACCCTCTCCAGGATACCCACCCTGTCCAGGAAGCCCTGGAGGCCCTGGCTCACCTTTAGGACCTGGCAGCCCCTTTGGCCCTCCATTGCCACCTTCTCCCTTCGGACCTGGGAAACCAAGACCCCCAGGTGGCCCAATGGAACCGGGCAGGCCCGGTGGCCCGTTGGGTCCAGGAAGGCCTTCCTGCCCTGGGAGACCTCCATGACCTTTGTCACCTTTTGGGCCTGGAGCTCCAGGAAAACCTCCATGTCCTTTGTCTCCTTTTGGTCCAGGATATCCTGGCTTTCCGTAACCAGGTAGGCCTGGGCCCCCTGGCAAACCTGGTGGGCCTGATTCTCCTTTACCACCTGGGAACCCTGGTTGTCCTGGCAAACCATCTTGCCCGGGCTTGCCAATACCTGGTAGCCCAGGTGGTCCTGGTTCTCCTCCTTCACCTGGTGGACCAGCAAGTCCTCCTTCTCCAGGTGGGCCTGGTTTTCCTGCCCCCCCGGGCAATCCTGGTAGTCCATTCAGACCTGGTTTTCCAACCCCTGGCAAACCCCCTTGACCAGGAGGCCCAGGTGGTCCACCAGGTCCTTTCAAACCTGGCAATCCTGGCAAGCCAATCCCTTTGTCTCCCTTGGGCCCAGGAAGACCAGGCAGTCCAGGTATGCCCTTGTGTCCAGGCTCTCCTCGAGGCCCAGGCTGCCCAGGCAGTCCCTGACCCCCTGGCTTCCCGATGCCTGGCAGGCCTGGTGGCCCTGGAAGACCTGGCCCCCCAGGCATCCCCATTGGTCCTACATCACCACCAGGACCAAGGTCGCCCTTCGGACCTGGCTGGCCGCCTCCACCAGGTTTACCGGGCATTCCCGGCATTCCGGGTTTCCCTATCCCAGGATACCCTTGGGGACCAGGAGGGCCTGGTTTTCCATGGGGGCCGGGTATCCCTTGACCTAGCATCCCTGGagggccctgtggtcctggaggCCCTTGGGCTCCTGGTGGCCCCTCAGGACCAGGACCCTGTAGTCCCCTATCATCAGGTGGTGGGCCTCCAAGGCCTTTCCCATTACTGGGATATGACTGACCTGTGGATGACATCAATTAGCATTTATCATGAATTACTGACTGGAGTTAGTGACTTAGGTATCTCATTGAGCACATAGGAACATGACCAATTAATATGCATGGACATTGGGGTAAGCCCAATGGACCTTCATCCGTAGATGATGGGCCAAATTATTATATTTGAAAATGAATGCCAAAAGCTGGCTTTAATGTCCCCCTTGGACACAGGGTGCTGATAGTGGATGTTAAAAGCATGTTACATTTCCTAGTTATCGAACATACTTTCTTTCCGCCTTCTCTGATTCCTTGCTTGATTGTTGAAACAGTCAAAATACACATTTATGTGAAATgtcttacactcttagaaaaaaggtttccaaaagggttctttggctgttcccataggataacccttttttgttccagggaaaacactttttggttccatgtagaaccctctgtggaaaaggtcctacatggaacccaaaaaggttcatacctggaaccaaaaaggttcttcagagggttctcctatagggacagccaaagaacccttttaggttctagatcgCACCTTTTTTCTCAGTGTGTACAGTATCTGCAATATGCcgtatatcaaatcaaagtgtattggtcACCTACAAAGATGTGCAGGTGTTATAGCAGGTGTTGCGAAATGGTTAGGATGCTAGCTCCAAAAGTGAAATAGAATGACTcgcaaatacaatacaaataataAAACATCTAAACAAGAAATAGCAGAATGAGTCCAATTAACAATCCAGTGGTAGATATATTAGAATGAGCATGCGTCagaatccagaatataaatacgtggtgtgtatagacagtatatcattTGGAAGGAAAATGGTTTGTATAGTAGTAGCTATATTAGGATGAGCTATGTGGAGAACACAGTACAGACATACACAGTGAGTAAACAACAGTGTATTTTGCCTGCTTAGCATGTGATTTGTCAAGGATGCTTTTATAACCCATGAGCTGGATCTGATTTCCTGTGGATGTTATGACAGATGAGAAGAATCTTGGAAAAGCAGTTGAGAGGTGTTTTGAATGGAACTAACATGTCAGAGACGGGGTAATGGTTTCATGTCAGCACTGCACCATGAACCTCTGGTTGTACCATACTGTCCATGTTGGCTTTCCCTTCAAACCCACATTGGTGGCCATGTCCATGATCCAATTTCAAATCTAAATATGGTTCAAATATACTATTGTTTAGCCTACActgttagaaaaaaaggtgctatctagaaccaaaaacggttctctagctgtccccacaggagaaccctttaaataatcatttttagttccaagtagaacctttttggttccatgtagaaccaaaagggttctcctatggggacaaac
This is a stretch of genomic DNA from Oncorhynchus mykiss isolate Arlee chromosome 7, USDA_OmykA_1.1, whole genome shotgun sequence. It encodes these proteins:
- the LOC110527188 gene encoding collagen alpha-1(VIII) chain isoform X2 translates to MAKPLPSTHLLVVALQLCLVLRHHARGAAYYGHKQPQHPQQHLPQQHQPMQQIPHMPLGNGYGNGNGNGNGDGLPKQQYGKEMPQHMPYGKEIPYVLPQYGQELPQMLPQMHEQPQMPPNKGKGKGQSYPSNGKGLGGPPPDDRGLQGPGPEGPPGAQGPPGPQGPPGMLGQGIPGPHGKPGPPGPQGYPGIGKPGMPGMPGKPGGGGQPGPKGDLGPGGDVGPMGMPGGPGLPGPPGLPGIGKPGGQGLPGQPGPRGEPGHKGIPGLPGLPGPKGDKGIGLPGLPGLKGPGGPPGPPGQGGLPGVGKPGLNGLPGLPGGAGKPGPPGEGGLAGPPGEGGEPGPPGLPGIGKPGQDGLPGQPGFPGGKGESGPPGLPGGPGLPGYGKPGYPGPKGDKGHGGFPGAPGPKGDKGHGGLPGQEGLPGPNGPPGLPGSIGPPGGLGFPGPKGEGGNGGPKGLPGPKGEPGPPGLPGQGGYPGEGGQPGPRGIPGPLGPKGDNGHKGLPGLPGAPGMPGSRGEGGMPGEKGHQGPKGIPGNFGPGGPLGPPGLPGPKGELGPPGKPGYPGEGKPGVPGALGPQGKPGNGGPPGQPGQPGQPGPPGPPGPPTQPPGLGEILPELGPGLDGLKQGGYKKPKNGGDRNGLEMPAFTAQLTNPFPPVGSPVVFDKLLYNGHQDYNPQTGVFSCTIPGIYYFAYHVHCKGANVWVALVKNNEPVMYTYDEYKKGSLDQASGSAVLPLQQGDTVHVQLPSDQAAGLYAGQYVHSSFSGYLLYPM
- the LOC110527188 gene encoding collagen alpha-1(VIII) chain isoform X1, yielding MDMAKPLPSTHLLVVALQLCLVLRHHARGAAYYGHKQPQHPQQHLPQQHQPMQQIPHMPLGNGYGNGNGNGNGDGLPKQQYGKEMPQHMPYGKEIPYVLPQYGQELPQMLPQMHEQPQMPPNKGKGKGQSYPSNGKGLGGPPPDDRGLQGPGPEGPPGAQGPPGPQGPPGMLGQGIPGPHGKPGPPGPQGYPGIGKPGMPGMPGKPGGGGQPGPKGDLGPGGDVGPMGMPGGPGLPGPPGLPGIGKPGGQGLPGQPGPRGEPGHKGIPGLPGLPGPKGDKGIGLPGLPGLKGPGGPPGPPGQGGLPGVGKPGLNGLPGLPGGAGKPGPPGEGGLAGPPGEGGEPGPPGLPGIGKPGQDGLPGQPGFPGGKGESGPPGLPGGPGLPGYGKPGYPGPKGDKGHGGFPGAPGPKGDKGHGGLPGQEGLPGPNGPPGLPGSIGPPGGLGFPGPKGEGGNGGPKGLPGPKGEPGPPGLPGQGGYPGEGGQPGPRGIPGPLGPKGDNGHKGLPGLPGAPGMPGSRGEGGMPGEKGHQGPKGIPGNFGPGGPLGPPGLPGPKGELGPPGKPGYPGEGKPGVPGALGPQGKPGNGGPPGQPGQPGQPGPPGPPGPPTQPPGLGEILPELGPGLDGLKQGGYKKPKNGGDRNGLEMPAFTAQLTNPFPPVGSPVVFDKLLYNGHQDYNPQTGVFSCTIPGIYYFAYHVHCKGANVWVALVKNNEPVMYTYDEYKKGSLDQASGSAVLPLQQGDTVHVQLPSDQAAGLYAGQYVHSSFSGYLLYPM